The proteins below come from a single Cottoperca gobio chromosome 11, fCotGob3.1, whole genome shotgun sequence genomic window:
- the btd gene encoding LOW QUALITY PROTEIN: biotinidase (The sequence of the model RefSeq protein was modified relative to this genomic sequence to represent the inferred CDS: deleted 1 base in 1 codon), whose translation MSLGEYTMFLLVVVFVSVSLMSDVGLTETFVHSSYVAAVYEHNLILNPEPRVPQTRSAALQHMQKNLDIYEEQAARAAQQGAQILVFPEDGLQGFNFSRSSISGYLETIPDPQQESWNPCTEHGKYNNTEVLQRLSCMARRYNLYMVANMADLQPCALKTDPSSSCPPDGHWQFNTNVVFSSDGLLVARYHKNNLYFEESFDTPPQPEMITFDTPFAGRIGLIICFDILFHDPTVALVEQGVRQLIFPTAWMNQLPLLDSIQFQQAFSLGANVTLLAANLRNDQMIMTGSGIYTPFSATYHHAQKGDPEEGKLLVARVPVLDPLWVGQSVATEEVVVRVESTSSTATDSEFCHKESCLDSPPTETPSSVPPSSSTFISSMMYDPFTFVLLKETEGEVNVCNGTFCCHLQYQQIPQGGSKELYALGAFAGTHTVNGRCALQVCALVRCAGLDVSSCGQEVEEAESKMDFQLEGKFGTRSVYPSILASKFVLEQPEHLETAADGRVTMKHSNMTAGLVTACLYGRMYHLDHE comes from the exons ATGTCACTCGGGGAATACACCATGTTTTTATTGGTTGTGGTTTTTGTCAGTGTCTCTTTAATGTCGGACGTTGGTCTAACAGAGACATTCGTGCACTCCTCGTATGTTGCCGCTGTGTATGAACACAACTTAATTCTTAACCCGGAGCCCCGTGTCCCCCAGACCCGCTCCGCTGCCCTGCAACACATGCAGAAAAACTTGGATATCTACGAGGAGCAGGCTGCCCGGGCCGCTCAGCAG GGTGCCCAGATCCTGGTGTTTCCAGAAGATGGTCTTCAGGGTTTCAACTTCAGCCGGTCGTCCATCTCTGGCTACCTAGAAACCATTCCTGACCCCCAGCAGGAGAGCTGGAACCCCTGCACAGAGCACGGCAAATACAACAACACTGAG GTTCTCCAGCGGTTGAGCTGTATGGCCCGTCGTTACAACCTCTACATGGTGGCCAACATGGCC GACCTGCAGCCCTGCGCCCTGAAGACTgacccctcctcctcttgtcCCCCTGATGGACACTGGCAGTTCAACACCAACGTGGTTTTCAG CTCAGATGGCCTGCTGGTGGCACGCTACCATAAAAACAACCTCTACTTTGAGGAGTCCTTTGACACGCCGCCGCAACCTGAGATGATAACGTTTGATACACCTTTTGCTGGGAGGATTGGTCTTATCATCTGTTTTGACATTCTGTTCCACGATCCTACAGTTGCCCTGGTGGAGCAG GGTGTGCGTCAGCTGATCTTTCCCACAGCCTGGATGAACCAGCTCCCTCTACTGGACTCGATCCAGTTCCAGCAGGCGTTCAGCTTAGGTGCCAATGTCACCCTGCTCGCGGCAAACCTTCGTAACGACCAAATGATCATGACAGGAAGTGGCATCTACACCCCTTTTTCTGCCACCTACCACCACGCCCAGAAAGGGGACCCAGAGGAGGGAAAGCTGCTGGTGGCCAGGGTGCCAGTCTTAGACCCACTGTGGGTGGGGCAGAGCGTGGCCACCGAGGAGGTGGTAGTTAGGGTTGAGTCCACATCATCTACAGCTACAGACTCTGAATTCTGTCACAAAGAGAGTTGTTTGGATTCACCTCCTACTGAAACTCCTTCTTCAgttccaccctcctcctccaccttcatCTCATCCATGATGTACGATCCATTTACATTTGTCCTCTTAAAGGAGACAGAGGGCGAAGTGAACGTGTGTAATGGCACCTTTTGCTGCCACCTGCAGTACCAGCAGATTCCACAGGGCGGCAGTAAAGAGCTGTATGCATTGGGAGCGTTTGCTGGAACACACACTGTGAATGGACGCTGCGCCCTGCAG GTGTGTGCACTCGTCCGCTGTGCAGGGTTGGACGTCAGTTCCTGtggacaggaagtggaagagGCTGAGTCTAAAATGGACTTCCAGTTGGAGGGGAAGTTTGGGACCAGATCTGTGTACCCATCAATTTTGGCCAGCAAGTTTGTCCTGGAGCAGCCAGAGCATCTTGAAACAGCTGCCGATGGAAGAGTGACCATGAAACACTCGAACATGACGGCTGGGCTGGTCACTGCCTGTCTGTACGGACGAATGTATCACCTGGACCATGAATGA